Proteins from a single region of Acanthochromis polyacanthus isolate Apoly-LR-REF ecotype Palm Island chromosome 11, KAUST_Apoly_ChrSc, whole genome shotgun sequence:
- the LOC110963181 gene encoding LOW QUALITY PROTEIN: glyceraldehyde-3-phosphate dehydrogenase-like (The sequence of the model RefSeq protein was modified relative to this genomic sequence to represent the inferred CDS: inserted 3 bases in 3 codons; deleted 5 bases in 4 codons) — protein sequence MVKIGINGFGRIGRLVTRAAXHRGKVEVVAINDPFIDLDYMVYMFKYDSTHGVWKHGEVKAEGGKLIIGNMSIMVSTSTDPANIKWSDAAVDYVVESTGVFTTIEKASAHLKGGAKRVVISAPSADAPMFVMGVNHEKYDNSMKVVSNASCHDNCLAPLAKVINDNFGIVEGLMSTVHAVTATQKTVDGPSGKLWRDGRGAAQNIIPASTGAAKAVGKVVPELNGKLTGMAFRXPTPNVSVVDLTVRLEKPAKYDDIKKVVKAAAXGPMKGFLGYTEDQVVSTDFNSDPRSSIFDAGAGIALNDHFVKLVSWYDNEFGYSNRVCDLVQHMFTKE from the exons ATGGTGAAGATTGGAATCAACGG ATTCGGACGTATCGGCCGTCTGGTGACCCGTGCCG GCCACCGTGGCAAGGTCGAGGTGGTGGCCATCAACGACCCCTTCATCGACCTGGACTACATG GTCTACATGTTCAAGTATGACTCCACTCACGGTGTGTGGAAACACGGAGAGGTGAAGGCAGAGGGCGGCAAGCTGATCATCGGCAACATGTCAATCATGGTCTCCACGAGTAC GGACCCTGCCAACATCAAATGGAGCGATGCTGCCGTCGACTACGTTGTTGAGTCTACCGGTGTGTTCACCACCATCGAGAAGGCCTCT GCTCACCTGAAGGGCGGC GCCAAGAGGGTGGTGATCTCTGCTCCCAGCGCTGACGCTCCCATGTTCGTG ATGGGCGTCAACCACGAGAAGTACGACAACTCCATGAAGGTTGTCAG CAACGCTTCCTGCCACGACAACTGCCTGGCTCCCCTCGCCAAGGTCATCAAC GACAACTTCGGCATCGTTGAGGGTCTCATG AGCACAGTCCACGCTGTCACTGCCACACAGAAGACAGTTGACGGTCCCTCCGGCAAGCTGTGGAGA GACGGACGTGGTGCTGCCCAGAACATCATCCCCGCCTCCACCGGAGCTGCCAAGGCTGTTGGCAAGGTCGTCCCCGAGCTCAACGG CAAGCTGACCGGTATGGCTTTCC GCCCCACCCCCAACGTGTCCGTCGTTGACCTGACTGTCCGCCTGGAGAAGCCT GCCAAGTATGACGACATCAAGAAGGTCGTCAAGGCCGCCG GAGGCCCCATGAAGGGATTCCTTGGATACACAGAGGACCAG GTTGTGTCCACAGACTTCAACAGCGACCCTCGCTCCTCAATCTTTGATGCCGGTGCTGGCATCGCCCTCAACGACCACTTTGTCAAGCTGGTTTCATG GTACGACAACGAGTTCGGCTACAGCAACCGTGTCTGCGATCTGGTCCAGCACATGTTCACCAAGGAGTAA